One part of the Anaeromyxobacter sp. Fw109-5 genome encodes these proteins:
- a CDS encoding metallopeptidase family protein produces the protein MPPARPDPGEALVEAAGEAFEDARFEDALAHAEEALRASPRSVGALQYRAAALAELGRLDEARAAYDAALAVGKDDLDLLFGAADFHVNVLQEEDTDRELVERGLVLARRGAKLARKAGDPALAGEFAWLEGAGLNQLGESRAALARLTEAEDALPDSVEVRVEQGFALYELCRFDEALAVLLRAEALDPEEPWTQHHLGLVAERRGDAAEARRRFARAHRLDPKAFPEPIALTPAEFERAVEDALAEIPEQVRRYLANVAITVEDLPTSDDLLASDPPLSPAILGLFRGAPYGQKVSMDPWSHLPSAIVLFQKNLERFARSREELIQEIGVTLVHEVGHFLGLDEDELWARGLD, from the coding sequence ATGCCACCTGCCCGCCCGGATCCCGGGGAGGCGCTCGTGGAGGCCGCCGGCGAGGCCTTCGAGGACGCCCGCTTCGAGGACGCGCTGGCGCACGCCGAGGAAGCGCTCCGCGCGTCGCCACGCTCGGTGGGCGCGCTGCAGTACCGGGCCGCGGCGCTCGCCGAGCTGGGCCGGCTCGACGAGGCGCGCGCGGCGTACGACGCCGCGCTGGCGGTGGGCAAGGACGACCTCGACCTGCTGTTCGGCGCGGCCGACTTCCACGTGAACGTCCTCCAGGAGGAGGACACCGATCGCGAGCTCGTGGAGCGTGGCCTCGTCCTGGCGCGGCGCGGGGCGAAGCTCGCGAGGAAGGCCGGCGATCCCGCCCTCGCGGGCGAGTTCGCCTGGCTGGAGGGCGCGGGCCTGAACCAGCTCGGCGAGTCGCGCGCCGCCCTCGCGCGGCTCACCGAGGCGGAGGACGCGCTGCCCGACTCGGTCGAGGTGCGGGTGGAGCAGGGGTTCGCGCTCTACGAGCTGTGCCGCTTCGACGAGGCGCTCGCGGTGCTGCTCCGCGCCGAGGCCCTCGATCCCGAGGAGCCCTGGACGCAGCACCACCTCGGCCTCGTCGCCGAGCGCCGCGGCGACGCCGCCGAGGCGCGCCGCCGCTTCGCCCGCGCCCACCGGCTCGACCCGAAGGCCTTCCCCGAGCCGATCGCGCTCACGCCCGCGGAGTTCGAGCGCGCGGTGGAGGACGCGCTCGCGGAGATCCCGGAGCAGGTCCGGCGCTACCTCGCGAACGTCGCCATCACCGTGGAGGACCTGCCCACCTCCGACGATCTCCTCGCCTCCGACCCGCCCCTCTCTCCCGCCATCCTCGGCCTCTTCCGCGGCGCACCGTACGGCCAGAAGGTCTCCATGGATCCCTGGAGCCACCTCCCGTCCGCCATCGTCCTCTTCCAGAAGAACCTGGAGCGCTTCGCGCGCAGCCGGGAGGAGCTGATCCAGGAGATCGGCGTGACGCTCGTCCACGAGGTGGGGCACTTCCTCGGGCTCGACGAGGACGAGCTGTGGGCGCGGGGGCTGGATTGA
- a CDS encoding chemotaxis protein CheW: MAGHRIMASVGSLASDGKALIFSAGGVRLALRLSHVRELLAVPPDAGEVSVRGEPVPTAFVSTVLGLPAGPSPYALLTEDPARAALRVEALHGIVDLAEAEVFQLPARTPLPQPAPFAGAIVARGELALELAVSTLGFAPLEPAEELPEPPPDAALGAGAERELRFARGGRTYAVPLSLLVQILEAPEVARVPLTPQSHRGLLHHARALHPVVDVGVLYGDAPGEGRTVLLVDAGGAGVGVVADRVLGVAEGEAEVTRPPWDALFGV, translated from the coding sequence ATGGCCGGCCATCGTATCATGGCGTCCGTGGGCTCCCTCGCGTCCGACGGCAAGGCGCTGATCTTCTCCGCGGGCGGGGTGCGCCTCGCGCTCCGGCTCTCGCACGTGCGCGAGCTCCTCGCCGTGCCGCCCGACGCGGGAGAGGTGAGCGTCCGCGGCGAGCCGGTGCCGACCGCCTTCGTGTCCACGGTGCTCGGCCTCCCCGCCGGCCCCTCGCCCTACGCGCTCCTCACCGAGGACCCCGCGCGCGCCGCGCTGCGCGTCGAGGCGCTGCACGGGATCGTCGATCTCGCCGAGGCGGAGGTGTTCCAGCTCCCCGCGCGCACGCCGCTGCCGCAGCCGGCGCCGTTCGCGGGCGCGATCGTGGCGCGGGGCGAGCTGGCGCTCGAGCTCGCCGTCTCCACGCTCGGCTTCGCACCGCTCGAGCCCGCCGAGGAGCTGCCGGAGCCGCCGCCCGACGCCGCGCTCGGCGCCGGGGCGGAGCGCGAGCTTCGCTTCGCCCGCGGCGGCCGCACCTACGCCGTCCCGCTGTCGCTGCTCGTCCAGATCCTCGAGGCGCCGGAGGTCGCGCGCGTGCCGCTCACGCCGCAGTCGCACCGCGGCCTCCTCCACCACGCGCGCGCGCTCCACCCGGTCGTCGACGTCGGCGTCCTCTACGGCGACGCGCCGGGGGAGGGGAGGACCGTGCTGCTCGTGGACGCGGGCGGCGCCGGGGTGGGCGTCGTCGCCGATCGCGTGCTCGGTGTCGCCGAGGGTGAGGCGGAGGTCACCCGGCCACCGTGGGACGCGCTCTTCGGCGTGTAG
- a CDS encoding DUF305 domain-containing protein, which translates to MTQMIDHHAMAVEMGMACVQPGAAYHPELLELCGDVITTQTAEIASMTEWLADWYGVTYEAGSGGMMMRGDADLSGLRGDAFEVAFLEEMIPHHQQAVHMSQGCLAHATHQELTDLCASIIEAQSAEIASMQTWRCDWYGDCVAIGDCPAGTGAAGTGPGGFCGDGMGPGPYGDGTGPGPYGGGTGPMHGGGTGPGGGMGGRR; encoded by the coding sequence ATGACGCAGATGATCGATCACCACGCGATGGCGGTCGAGATGGGCATGGCCTGCGTCCAGCCAGGGGCCGCGTATCACCCCGAGCTGCTCGAGCTCTGCGGCGATGTCATCACGACGCAGACCGCGGAGATTGCGTCGATGACCGAGTGGCTCGCCGATTGGTACGGCGTCACGTACGAGGCGGGATCCGGCGGGATGATGATGCGGGGCGACGCCGACCTGTCGGGGCTCCGGGGAGACGCCTTCGAGGTGGCGTTCCTCGAGGAGATGATCCCCCACCACCAGCAGGCCGTGCACATGAGCCAGGGGTGCCTCGCGCACGCGACGCACCAGGAGCTCACGGATCTCTGCGCGTCGATCATCGAGGCGCAGTCCGCCGAGATCGCGTCGATGCAGACATGGCGGTGCGATTGGTACGGGGACTGCGTCGCGATCGGGGACTGCCCGGCTGGGACGGGGGCTGCGGGCACCGGGCCAGGCGGGTTCTGCGGCGATGGCATGGGGCCGGGGCCGTACGGCGATGGCACGGGTCCGGGGCCGTACGGCGGCGGCACGGGTCCGATGCACGGCGGTGGCACTGGGCCAGGCGGCGGCATGGGGGGACGCCGCTGA
- the groL gene encoding chaperonin GroEL (60 kDa chaperone family; promotes refolding of misfolded polypeptides especially under stressful conditions; forms two stacked rings of heptamers to form a barrel-shaped 14mer; ends can be capped by GroES; misfolded proteins enter the barrel where they are refolded when GroES binds) — MPAKEIAFHQGAREAILRGVQTLAEAVAVTLGPKGRNVVIEKSFGSPTITKDGVTVAKEIEVENKFENMGAQMVREVASQTSDKAGDGTTTATVLARALFEEGLKLVAAGHNPMDLKRGIDRAVEVIVAELKKLSKPTQGKKDIAQVGTISANGDETIGNIIAEAMEKVGKEGVITVEEAKGLETTLDVVEGMQFDRGYSSPYFVTNPDRMEAVLEDPFILITEKKISAMADLIPVLEQVARSGKPLLIVAEDVEGEALATLVVNKLRGTLHVCAVKAPGFGDRRKEMLKDIATLTGGNVVAEELGIKLEQLTVKDLGRAKRITIDKENTTIVDGEGKREDIEARIKQIRAQIEETTSDYDREKLQERLAKLVGGVAVINVGAATETEMKEKKARVEDALHATRAAVEEGIVPGGGVAYLRALQALKKLEVPEGDQRFGVAIVQKALEYPARRIAENAGWDGAVVVSRINDGKAAHGFNAASEVFEDLEKAGVIDPTKVSRTALQNAASVASLLLTTEAMVAEKPKKKGAPAGGGMGGMGGMDEMDY, encoded by the coding sequence ATGCCGGCCAAGGAGATCGCATTCCACCAGGGGGCCCGCGAAGCCATCCTCCGCGGCGTCCAAACGCTCGCCGAGGCTGTCGCCGTGACCCTCGGCCCCAAGGGCCGCAACGTCGTCATCGAGAAGAGCTTCGGCTCGCCGACCATCACCAAGGACGGCGTCACGGTCGCGAAGGAGATCGAGGTCGAGAACAAGTTCGAGAACATGGGCGCGCAGATGGTCCGCGAGGTCGCGTCCCAGACCTCGGACAAGGCGGGCGACGGCACCACCACCGCCACCGTGCTCGCGCGCGCCCTCTTCGAGGAGGGCCTGAAGCTCGTGGCGGCGGGCCACAACCCGATGGACCTCAAGCGCGGCATCGACCGGGCCGTCGAGGTGATCGTCGCCGAGCTGAAGAAGCTCTCGAAGCCCACGCAGGGGAAGAAGGACATCGCCCAGGTCGGCACCATCTCCGCGAACGGCGACGAGACGATCGGCAACATCATCGCCGAGGCGATGGAGAAGGTGGGCAAGGAGGGCGTCATCACGGTCGAGGAGGCGAAGGGCCTCGAGACGACGCTCGACGTGGTCGAGGGCATGCAGTTCGACCGCGGCTACTCCTCCCCCTACTTCGTCACGAACCCGGATCGCATGGAGGCCGTGCTCGAGGATCCGTTCATCCTCATCACCGAGAAGAAGATCTCGGCGATGGCCGACCTCATCCCGGTGCTCGAGCAGGTCGCCCGCTCCGGCAAGCCGCTCCTCATCGTCGCCGAGGACGTGGAGGGCGAGGCGCTCGCGACGCTCGTCGTGAACAAGCTGCGCGGCACGCTCCACGTGTGCGCGGTGAAGGCGCCCGGCTTCGGCGACCGCCGCAAGGAGATGCTGAAGGACATCGCGACGCTCACCGGCGGCAACGTGGTCGCCGAGGAGCTCGGCATCAAGCTCGAGCAGCTCACCGTGAAGGATCTCGGGCGCGCGAAGCGCATCACGATCGACAAGGAGAACACCACGATCGTGGACGGCGAGGGGAAGCGCGAGGACATCGAGGCGCGCATCAAGCAGATCCGCGCGCAGATCGAGGAGACCACGAGCGACTACGATCGCGAGAAGCTGCAGGAGCGGCTCGCGAAGCTCGTGGGCGGCGTCGCCGTGATCAACGTCGGCGCGGCCACCGAGACCGAGATGAAGGAGAAGAAGGCCCGCGTCGAGGACGCGCTCCACGCGACCCGCGCGGCCGTCGAGGAGGGCATCGTCCCCGGCGGCGGCGTCGCCTACCTCCGCGCGCTGCAGGCGCTGAAGAAGCTCGAGGTGCCCGAGGGCGATCAGCGCTTCGGCGTGGCGATCGTGCAGAAGGCGCTCGAGTACCCGGCGCGCCGCATCGCCGAGAACGCCGGCTGGGACGGCGCGGTGGTCGTCTCGAGGATCAACGACGGCAAGGCGGCCCACGGCTTCAACGCCGCGAGCGAGGTGTTCGAGGATCTCGAGAAGGCGGGAGTCATCGATCCGACCAAGGTGTCCCGCACCGCGCTCCAGAACGCCGCGTCCGTCGCGAGCCTCCTCCTCACCACCGAGGCGATGGTGGCCGAGAAGCCGAAGAAGAAGGGCGCGCCCGCCGGCGGCGGCATGGGCGGCATGGGCGGCATGGACGAGATGGATTACTGA
- a CDS encoding diguanylate cyclase produces the protein MGNAVLLVDDERFARTVYGDYLRAAGYDVEVADGADTALAQLARRRFDVLLTDVILPGDKDGLELLDAAKQLDPGIGVVVVTALDKVDTAVRAMRAGASDYLVKPVTPEQLQVAVQRCLSMREVLAENRSLREHLRLFETGQRIAGTLDRERLVPMALAALSAQCVTPACALLEPVAGGWSVAGAHGLEPEEARAVLEAVRPALAELGRERAVEARAPAGVGPTAHRRVVCLPVADDGEVLGAAAVVVPGPLSEDCAEGAAFLARHLGLALTNLGRLRKVEHLAYLDDLTHLYNTRYLEVALQRELGGGRAFSVLFMDLDHFKAVNDQHGHLSGSRLLVEVGRVLRSCVREEDVIVRYGGDEYVVILSGIDSGGALKVAERIRRAIEDHRFLSREGQRVRVTASIGLASFPEHASAKAELLDLADRAMYRGKRSNRNVVYMASKDLPPVPVGERERERA, from the coding sequence ATGGGAAACGCCGTCCTCCTCGTCGACGACGAGCGGTTCGCGCGTACCGTCTACGGCGACTACCTGCGCGCGGCGGGCTACGACGTGGAGGTCGCGGACGGCGCGGACACCGCGCTGGCGCAGCTCGCGCGGCGCCGCTTCGACGTCCTCCTCACCGACGTCATCCTCCCCGGCGACAAGGACGGCCTCGAGCTCCTCGACGCCGCGAAGCAGCTCGACCCGGGCATCGGCGTCGTCGTCGTCACGGCGCTCGACAAGGTGGACACCGCGGTGCGCGCGATGCGCGCGGGCGCGAGCGACTACCTCGTGAAGCCCGTCACGCCCGAGCAGCTCCAGGTGGCGGTGCAGCGCTGCCTGTCGATGCGCGAGGTGCTCGCCGAGAACCGCTCGCTGCGCGAGCACCTGCGGCTGTTCGAGACCGGGCAGCGCATCGCGGGGACGCTCGACCGCGAGCGGCTCGTGCCCATGGCGCTCGCCGCCCTCTCCGCGCAGTGCGTGACCCCCGCCTGCGCGCTCCTCGAGCCGGTGGCGGGCGGCTGGAGCGTCGCCGGCGCGCACGGCCTCGAGCCCGAGGAGGCCCGGGCGGTGCTGGAGGCGGTGCGGCCCGCGCTCGCCGAGCTGGGGCGCGAGCGCGCCGTCGAGGCCCGCGCGCCCGCCGGCGTCGGGCCCACCGCGCACCGGCGCGTGGTGTGCCTGCCGGTGGCGGACGACGGCGAGGTGCTGGGCGCCGCGGCGGTGGTGGTGCCCGGCCCCCTCTCGGAGGACTGCGCCGAGGGCGCCGCCTTCCTCGCGCGCCACCTCGGCCTCGCCCTCACGAACCTCGGCCGGCTCCGCAAGGTCGAGCACCTCGCCTACCTCGACGACCTCACCCACCTCTACAACACGCGGTACCTGGAGGTCGCGCTGCAGCGCGAGCTGGGCGGCGGCCGCGCGTTCTCGGTCCTGTTCATGGACCTCGACCACTTCAAGGCCGTGAACGACCAGCACGGGCACCTGTCCGGCTCGCGCCTGCTCGTGGAGGTGGGGCGGGTCCTGCGCTCCTGCGTGCGCGAGGAGGACGTCATCGTCCGCTACGGCGGCGACGAGTACGTCGTCATCCTCTCCGGCATCGACTCGGGGGGCGCCCTCAAGGTGGCGGAGCGGATCCGCCGCGCCATCGAGGACCACCGCTTCCTGTCGCGCGAGGGGCAGCGCGTGCGCGTCACCGCCTCCATCGGCCTCGCCAGCTTCCCCGAGCACGCGAGCGCCAAGGCCGAGCTGCTCGACCTCGCGGATCGCGCCATGTACCGCGGCAAGCGCTCCAACCGGAACGTGGTCTACATGGCGTCGAAGGACTTGCCGCCGGTGCCGGTGGGGGAGCGGGAGCGAGAGCGGGCGTAG
- a CDS encoding cupin domain-containing protein produces MSEAKVPGYSSDERAPLPPPRDLLIRAEDRVRLQEESARHPWNPRSEIHGYMLGRRAGLARVGVNLLRVPPGKESFAFHRHLREEEFAFVLSGKGVVDVGDETFEIGPGDFLGFPAGSHPHNLRNTGREDLVYLSGGENRNAEIAEFPRDGKVMVRVGRDVTVYPRAAGEPFWPRHGGAEGSDDVGPHEG; encoded by the coding sequence ATGTCCGAGGCCAAGGTGCCTGGCTACAGCTCCGACGAGAGGGCGCCGCTGCCGCCGCCGCGCGACCTGCTCATCCGCGCGGAGGATCGCGTCCGGCTCCAGGAGGAGTCCGCTCGCCATCCCTGGAACCCGAGGTCGGAGATCCACGGCTACATGCTCGGGCGGAGGGCGGGGCTCGCGCGCGTCGGCGTGAACCTGCTCCGCGTGCCGCCCGGCAAGGAGTCGTTCGCGTTCCACCGCCACCTGCGGGAGGAGGAGTTCGCGTTCGTCCTGTCCGGCAAGGGCGTCGTGGACGTCGGCGACGAGACCTTCGAGATCGGCCCGGGCGACTTCCTCGGCTTCCCGGCCGGCAGCCACCCGCACAACCTCCGCAACACCGGGAGGGAGGACCTCGTGTATCTCTCGGGCGGCGAGAACCGGAACGCCGAGATCGCCGAGTTCCCGCGCGACGGCAAGGTGATGGTGCGGGTGGGACGCGACGTGACCGTCTACCCGCGGGCGGCCGGGGAGCCGTTCTGGCCGAGGCACGGGGGCGCGGAGGGGAGTGACGACGTCGGGCCGCATGAAGGGTGA
- a CDS encoding class I SAM-dependent methyltransferase produces the protein MPARSRFDADYFRRFYDGPGKTHSAAEIGRLACGVDGLAAWLGVEIRSVLDVGAGTGLWRTWFRKHRPGVRYRSIDVSPFACERYGHELRDIARWRSRERFDLVVCHSVLQYLDDAAAAQALENIGRMCRGLLYLEAVTRSDVPILDLEKSDTQMHVRSGAWYRRELGRHFFQIGAGLWGSRRSPVQLFDLEGPGALASRG, from the coding sequence ATGCCCGCGCGCTCCCGCTTCGACGCCGACTACTTCCGCCGCTTCTACGACGGACCCGGCAAGACCCACTCCGCCGCCGAGATCGGGCGGCTCGCGTGCGGGGTCGACGGGCTCGCCGCCTGGCTGGGCGTCGAGATCCGCTCCGTGCTCGACGTCGGCGCCGGGACGGGCCTGTGGCGGACCTGGTTCCGCAAGCACCGCCCCGGCGTGCGCTACCGCTCGATCGACGTCTCGCCCTTCGCCTGCGAGCGCTACGGCCACGAGCTGCGCGACATCGCGCGGTGGCGCTCCCGCGAGCGCTTCGACCTCGTGGTGTGCCACAGCGTGCTGCAGTACCTCGACGACGCCGCGGCGGCGCAGGCGCTCGAAAACATCGGCCGGATGTGCCGTGGGTTGCTGTACCTCGAGGCCGTGACGAGGAGCGACGTCCCGATCCTGGATCTCGAGAAGTCGGACACGCAGATGCACGTGCGCAGCGGCGCCTGGTACCGGCGCGAGCTCGGGCGTCACTTCTTCCAGATCGGCGCCGGGCTGTGGGGATCGCGGCGCAGCCCGGTCCAGCTCTTCGATCTGGAGGGCCCGGGGGCGCTCGCGAGCCGCGGCTAG